From the Bubalus kerabau isolate K-KA32 ecotype Philippines breed swamp buffalo chromosome 2, PCC_UOA_SB_1v2, whole genome shotgun sequence genome, one window contains:
- the TNFSF10 gene encoding tumor necrosis factor ligand superfamily member 10 isoform X2, which yields MGLKQAPGSRLGQICMPILIFTVLLQAFGMAVFYMYFNKELKQMQNKYFKSGLACFLEEDDRSWDSRDDESIINPCWELKSQLHLFVKKMTLRTFEEMIPTNPEKQYNPYLEREKGPKRVAAHITGSNRKKSSKNEKAVGHKINSWESSRKGHSFLNNLYLRNGELVILQTGFYYIYSQTYFRFQEPEEVLGTVSTEENRKKIKQMVQYIYKYTNYPDPILLMKSARNSCWSKDSEYGLYSIYQGGIFELKENDRIFVSVTNERLVDLDQEASFFGAFLIG from the exons ATGGGCCTGAAGCAGGCTCCGGGCTCCAGACTTGGACAGATCTGCATGCCGATCCTCATCTTCACAGTGCTGCTGCAGGCTTTTGGTATGGCCGTGTTTTACATGTATTTCAACAAGGAGCTGAAGCAG ATGCAGAACAAATACTTCAAAAGTGGCTTGGCTTGCTTCTTGGAGGAAGATGACCGTTCCTGGGACTCCAGAGATGATGAGAGTATAATCAATCCCTGCTGGGAACTAAAGTCCCAACTCCATCTGTTTGTTAAAAAG atgactttGAGAACCTTTGAGGAAATGATTCCTACAAATCCAg AAAAGCAATATAATCCTTACCTAGAGAGAGAAAAGGGTCCTAAGAGGGTAGCTGCTCATATAACTGGAAGCAATCGGAAAAAAA GCTCcaagaatgaaaaagctgtggGCCATAAAATAAATTCCTGGGAGTCGTCAAGAAAAGGACATTCGTTCTTGAATAATTTGTACTTAAGGAATGGAGAGCTGGTTATCCTTCAAACAGGATTTTATTACATCTATTCCCAAACATACTTTCGATTTCAGGAACCTGAGGAAGTTTTGGGAACTGTTTCAAcagaagagaacagaaaaaaaatcaaacaaatggtACAATATATTTACAAATACACAAACTATCCTGACCCTATACTGCTGATGAAAAGTGCTAGAAATAGTTGTTGGTCTAAAGATTCAGAATATGGACTCTATTCCATCTATCAAGGAGGAATATTTGAGCTTAAGGAAAATGATCGAATTTTTGTCTCTGTAACTAATGAACGATTGGTTGACCTGGACCAAGAAGCCAGTTTTTTCGGAGCCTTTTTAATTGGCTAA
- the TNFSF10 gene encoding tumor necrosis factor ligand superfamily member 10 isoform X3 — MGLKQAPGSRLGQICMPILIFTVLLQAFGMAVFYMYFNKELKQMQNKYFKSGLACFLEEDDRSWDSRDDESIINPCWELKSQLHLFVKKMTLRTFEEMIPTNPEKQYNPYLEREKGPKRVAAHITGSNRKKSTLPVLD; from the exons ATGGGCCTGAAGCAGGCTCCGGGCTCCAGACTTGGACAGATCTGCATGCCGATCCTCATCTTCACAGTGCTGCTGCAGGCTTTTGGTATGGCCGTGTTTTACATGTATTTCAACAAGGAGCTGAAGCAG ATGCAGAACAAATACTTCAAAAGTGGCTTGGCTTGCTTCTTGGAGGAAGATGACCGTTCCTGGGACTCCAGAGATGATGAGAGTATAATCAATCCCTGCTGGGAACTAAAGTCCCAACTCCATCTGTTTGTTAAAAAG atgactttGAGAACCTTTGAGGAAATGATTCCTACAAATCCAg AAAAGCAATATAATCCTTACCTAGAGAGAGAAAAGGGTCCTAAGAGGGTAGCTGCTCATATAACTGGAAGCAATCGGAAAAAAAGTACGTTGCCAGTTCTAG ATTGA
- the TNFSF10 gene encoding tumor necrosis factor ligand superfamily member 10 isoform X1, translating to MGLKQAPGSRLGQICMPILIFTVLLQAFGMAVFYMYFNKELKQMQNKYFKSGLACFLEEDDRSWDSRDDESIINPCWELKSQLHLFVKKMTLRTFEEMIPTNPEKQYNPYLEREKGPKRVAAHITGSNRKKSTLPVLGSKNEKAVGHKINSWESSRKGHSFLNNLYLRNGELVILQTGFYYIYSQTYFRFQEPEEVLGTVSTEENRKKIKQMVQYIYKYTNYPDPILLMKSARNSCWSKDSEYGLYSIYQGGIFELKENDRIFVSVTNERLVDLDQEASFFGAFLIG from the exons ATGGGCCTGAAGCAGGCTCCGGGCTCCAGACTTGGACAGATCTGCATGCCGATCCTCATCTTCACAGTGCTGCTGCAGGCTTTTGGTATGGCCGTGTTTTACATGTATTTCAACAAGGAGCTGAAGCAG ATGCAGAACAAATACTTCAAAAGTGGCTTGGCTTGCTTCTTGGAGGAAGATGACCGTTCCTGGGACTCCAGAGATGATGAGAGTATAATCAATCCCTGCTGGGAACTAAAGTCCCAACTCCATCTGTTTGTTAAAAAG atgactttGAGAACCTTTGAGGAAATGATTCCTACAAATCCAg AAAAGCAATATAATCCTTACCTAGAGAGAGAAAAGGGTCCTAAGAGGGTAGCTGCTCATATAACTGGAAGCAATCGGAAAAAAAGTACGTTGCCAGTTCTAG GCTCcaagaatgaaaaagctgtggGCCATAAAATAAATTCCTGGGAGTCGTCAAGAAAAGGACATTCGTTCTTGAATAATTTGTACTTAAGGAATGGAGAGCTGGTTATCCTTCAAACAGGATTTTATTACATCTATTCCCAAACATACTTTCGATTTCAGGAACCTGAGGAAGTTTTGGGAACTGTTTCAAcagaagagaacagaaaaaaaatcaaacaaatggtACAATATATTTACAAATACACAAACTATCCTGACCCTATACTGCTGATGAAAAGTGCTAGAAATAGTTGTTGGTCTAAAGATTCAGAATATGGACTCTATTCCATCTATCAAGGAGGAATATTTGAGCTTAAGGAAAATGATCGAATTTTTGTCTCTGTAACTAATGAACGATTGGTTGACCTGGACCAAGAAGCCAGTTTTTTCGGAGCCTTTTTAATTGGCTAA